A single genomic interval of bacterium harbors:
- a CDS encoding thiamine diphosphokinase yields the protein MTEAPPFGREADIVFAKTGLRAVILGGGEEPAYECLAHWVEMADFFFAADWAALTYERLPRRPDAIIGDLDTMMGKLIGADDPPFLHIEDQETTDTEKALLHALDLGCREAVLLGATGRRLDHTLYNLSLVEGFADRMRICVANEHCTSVRIGAGESVIWDLPAGTTFSLAPLASPALLGEVTGARWPVSDEVLIYGGDLSISNKVAAPPLRIEVYEGSVLASIGNERLGLFLRGMSE from the coding sequence ATGACGGAAGCGCCGCCCTTCGGACGCGAGGCGGACATCGTCTTCGCCAAGACCGGCCTGCGGGCCGTGATCCTGGGAGGCGGCGAGGAGCCGGCCTACGAGTGCCTGGCCCACTGGGTGGAGATGGCCGACTTCTTCTTCGCCGCCGACTGGGCCGCCCTGACCTACGAGCGTTTGCCGCGCCGTCCGGACGCCATCATCGGCGACCTGGACACGATGATGGGCAAGCTCATCGGCGCGGACGACCCGCCCTTCCTGCACATCGAGGACCAGGAGACGACCGATACGGAGAAGGCGCTGCTGCACGCCCTGGACCTCGGCTGTCGCGAGGCCGTGCTGCTAGGCGCCACGGGCAGGCGCCTGGATCACACGCTCTACAACCTGTCCCTGGTGGAGGGCTTCGCCGACCGCATGCGCATCTGCGTGGCCAACGAGCACTGCACGTCCGTGCGGATCGGCGCCGGCGAATCCGTGATCTGGGACCTGCCGGCCGGCACGACCTTCTCCCTCGCGCCCCTGGCGTCCCCGGCCCTGCTGGGCGAGGTGACGGGCGCGCGATGGCCGGTGTCCGACGAGGTGCTGATCTACGGCGGCGACCTTTCGATCTCCAACAAGGTCGCCGCGCCTCCCCTGCGTATCGAGGTCTACGAGGGCTCGGTGCTGGCGTCGATCGGCAACGAGCGGCTGGGCCTATTCCTGCGCGGGATGTCGGAATGA
- a CDS encoding sodium:solute symporter family protein: MTFAAVYVFFLLYAVLRLFRRPSETEANYIVAGRRLTLPAFVATMVSSWYGGILGVGEYAWTYGVSNWLVFGAPYYLYAVAFAVLLARRARQSRVLTLPELLHDRYGRTPALLGAATIFVMTVPAAYVLMLGVLVEMATGWPLWLGVTLGAALSLGYVLRGGLRAIVGTDKLQFALMFLGFVVLVPVCAAKYGGWDYLRGALPASHLTWSGGRGFQAVAVWYVIAASTLVEPAFYQRCYAARDGRTARRGLFVSVGFWILFDFLTTTAGLYARAVLPALERPMAAFPLLAAEVLPPVWRGLFVTGLLATIMSTVDTNAFVAAVTGGRDIWSKLRGRPGDEAASLRASRRALPVVGALSVGLALWSGSVIELWHHLGSVGTPVLLLPVLLAHGRRRRSGRRVALSMCVSAVVSLSWLALGGGGPWLGVESIFPGLAASAAVMLTEKGAAPAGTAP; the protein is encoded by the coding sequence ATGACCTTCGCCGCGGTCTACGTCTTCTTCCTGCTCTACGCGGTGCTGCGCCTGTTCCGCCGGCCGTCCGAGACCGAGGCCAACTACATAGTGGCCGGGCGCCGCCTCACCCTGCCCGCCTTCGTCGCGACCATGGTCTCGTCCTGGTACGGCGGCATCCTGGGCGTCGGCGAGTACGCCTGGACCTACGGGGTGAGCAACTGGCTGGTCTTCGGCGCCCCCTACTACCTGTACGCCGTCGCTTTCGCCGTGTTGTTGGCGCGGCGGGCGCGGCAGTCCCGCGTGCTGACCCTGCCCGAGCTGCTCCACGACCGCTACGGCCGGACGCCGGCGCTGCTGGGCGCGGCGACCATCTTCGTGATGACCGTGCCGGCGGCCTACGTGCTCATGCTCGGCGTGCTGGTGGAGATGGCCACGGGCTGGCCCCTGTGGCTGGGCGTGACCCTGGGCGCGGCGCTGTCGCTGGGCTACGTGCTGCGCGGCGGCCTGCGGGCCATCGTGGGCACGGACAAGCTGCAGTTCGCGCTGATGTTCCTGGGGTTCGTCGTGCTGGTGCCGGTCTGCGCGGCGAAGTATGGCGGCTGGGATTACCTGCGCGGCGCCCTGCCCGCGTCGCACCTGACCTGGAGCGGCGGGCGCGGCTTCCAGGCGGTGGCTGTGTGGTACGTTATCGCGGCCTCGACCCTCGTGGAGCCGGCCTTCTACCAGCGCTGCTACGCCGCCCGCGACGGGCGCACCGCCCGCCGGGGACTGTTCGTCTCGGTGGGCTTCTGGATCCTGTTCGACTTCCTGACCACCACCGCCGGCCTGTACGCGCGCGCCGTGCTGCCCGCCCTGGAACGACCCATGGCCGCCTTCCCCTTGCTGGCCGCCGAGGTCCTGCCGCCGGTGTGGCGCGGTCTGTTCGTCACGGGCCTGCTGGCGACGATCATGTCGACCGTCGACACCAACGCCTTCGTGGCGGCGGTCACCGGCGGCCGCGACATCTGGTCCAAGCTGCGCGGACGTCCCGGCGACGAGGCGGCCTCCCTGCGCGCGTCGCGCCGGGCCCTGCCGGTCGTCGGCGCCCTGTCGGTCGGGCTGGCGCTGTGGTCGGGGTCGGTGATCGAGCTCTGGCACCACCTGGGCAGCGTGGGCACGCCGGTGCTGCTGCTGCCCGTGCTGTTGGCGCACGGCCGGCGCCGCCGGTCGGGACGGCGCGTCGCGCTGTCCATGTGCGTTTCGGCCGTCGTGTCCCTGTCCTGGCTGGCCCTGGGC